From the genome of Vitis riparia cultivar Riparia Gloire de Montpellier isolate 1030 chromosome 2, EGFV_Vit.rip_1.0, whole genome shotgun sequence:
ATTCCTACCGTGTTGGCATGAGATTAATATAGCGATCTTGTACCTACCCATTTGTTAGGcattataataaatttggtttttattaaaaaataaaactttttataataaatgaaatgatcaacaaaatttcataaaaaccTAAATATTAGAAACCTAACTTTTCATTGAggctatattttgtttttagaaaaccaaGGGAAAAATATGTTATGAGAAATGATTTCCTTATTTTTGAATAGCATAGACAATagtacaaaaagaaaatattgaggaaaagaaggtaaaaatgCCATGATTTTACTTTTCCCCACCCCATTTTTTAAGTAGGgaaagttttgttttcttttttactttttttctcatttacatTATGcttcataaaatgaaaaaatacttaaaaatatgaaatttagtaaattggattttttttttttggtttaaattcATTTAGCCACTAGTTCAATAATAGTGGAGATTACtagatattattaaaaatacataatttagtAAACTaggtgattttttattttttctttttttttgggttcaCATTCGATTAGTCACCAGTTCAATTACAATAAAGATTACCAAGTATCACCAATTTACTAcacatttgttttttctttctttttttgcaacttattttaactcactACATATACTTTGTAATTGATAGATATGAGACAAGGCTTATTAAGGAAATTACTGATGTCATCCTCAAAGAATCGAATTCTAAGCTCTTACTACATGTTAGTGAGAACATGGTtggaatgaattttcatttggaaaaattgaaatcattgatAAAAATTGAGTCAAATGATGTTCGCATGATTGGGATTTATGGACTTGGAGGAATTGGTAAGACCACAATCTCCAAAGTTGTTTATAATAACATCTTCCATCTCTTTGAGAGTAGTATCTTTATTGCAAATGTGAGAGAAAGATCCCAAAGCCACTCAAGTCAACTTGAATTACAAAAAGAACTTCTTAGTGGTATTATAAGGggaaaaaatttggaaataaataatattcatgTGATCAGACAAAGACTTTGTTCAAAAAAGGTTCTTCTCATTCTTGATGATGTAGACAAATTAGAGCAATTGGAATTCTTAGCAGGAAAGCATGATTGGTTTGGTCCTGGAAGTAGAATCATCATAACAACTAGAGATCAACAATTGCTGAGGGTGCATAAAGTGAATGTATCATATGAAGTTAAGGAGTTAGATTACAAGGAATCAATTAAGCTTTTTTGTCAACATgcctttaaacaaaatattccagAAAAAGATTATGTATCTGTCTCAAATGGTGTGGTACGTTATGCTAATGGCCTATCCTTAGCCATTAAAATTTTGGGCTCTTCTCTTTTTAGTAAAAGCAAGGATGAGTGGGAAAGTACAttgcaaaaactaaaaaaaaaacccaacaagCAAGTCCAAAATGTGCTTAGTATAAGCCTTGATGGACTAGATGAGATAGAGAGGGGGATATTTCTTGATGTTGCATGCTTCTTCAGAGGATGTCAAAAAAACAATGTTACAAGGCTACTTGAGTGTGCAAAGGGTGTAATAAGAGTTCTTAGTGACAAGTGTCTAATTACTCTTTCACATAACATCATAGGGATGCATGATTTGGTACAAGAAATGGGTAGAGAAATTGTTCGACATGATCATCCTCAAAAGCCTTGGAAATGGAGTAGATTGTGGGAACCTGAGGATATTTGCTGCATATTGAGACAAAAAAAGGTATAATCTGAATGCATAAACTTAGTTGATCTAtagtatcattatttttattaaagtagCTATGTATCTTTATAATTTTGGTAagattctatatatttttcgCTTTACTCATCTTCTTGAACTCTTATGTTTTAGGGGCCGAAAGCAATTGAAGGGATATTTCTAGACATGTCTAGATCAAGAGAAATCTCATTCACTACTAAAACTTTCGAAAGGATGGAGAGACTTAGATTGCTCAAAGTTTATTGGAGTTGTGATGTTAATGTTAATGACATGGGAAAGGAGTATCAAAAACTCATCATTCCTGAAGACTTCGAATTTCCGTCATATGATTTAAGATATCTTCACTGGGAAAGATATTCTTTAAAATCCTTACCCTCAAATTTTGAAGGGGAGAACCTCGTTGAACTCAACTTGCAGCATAGCAATATAAGATACCTTTGGCAAGGGGAAAAGGTAGTATTACTATTCAGTTATATTGTGTCCTTCCtttgtattattaattttttagttcatgaaatttattttctaaaataaaataattaatttattttgttacagCGTCTTCAAAATTTAAAGGTCTTGAATTTATCAGGATCTCAACGACTCACTGGCATGCCACACTTCTCAAATATGTCAAATCTGGTGAGactaaatatttcattttgtgAAAGTTTGGAAAAGGTTGACTTATCCATTGGTTCCCTAAAGAAGCTTACTTCATTGAATTTGAGTGGGTGCCGAAAGATTAGGAGCTTGCCAAGTGCCATTCAACACTTGGTCTCTCTTGAATATCTCAATCTCAGTGATTGTTCAAACTTGGAGACTTTTCCAGAGATCAGTGAGTATATGGAATGCTTAAAGAATCTTGATTTAAGTAGAACATGTATAAAAgagcttccatcatcaattgaatttctaaaacatctattttttttaaagttggaGGGGTGCGAAAACTTGAGTCGTCTCCCAAACAGCATTTGTTGGTTGAAATCCCTTAGCTATCTTTCTCTAAGGAATTGCTCAAACTTGGAGACTTTTCCAGAAatcatggatgatatgaaatgCTTGAAAGATCTTGATTTGGGTGGAACGGGTATAAAAgagcttccatcatcaattgaacATGTAAATCATCTTGACTATTTGTCATTGAAACAATGCAAAAACTTGAGTCGTCTTCCAAGCAGCATTGGTAGGTTGAAATTGCTTATGTATCTCCATCTCGGAGGCTGTCCAAACCTAGTCACAGCGGACATGGAAAATTTAACTAAACTTGGTTTATCAGAAACTCAGAATCTATCCTCACTGGTAGGTTTAGATCTAAGCCAAAACGATATGCGTCATATACCTGCTGCTATTACTCAACTTTGTAATATGAGATACCTTAATATCAGTCACTGCAACATGCTTGAAGAAATTCCAGAGCTTCCATCAAGTCTAAGAGAAATCGATGCACATGATTGCGCAAGCCTAGGAAATCTGTCAAATCCATCCACACTTCTCTGTTCTCTCCTCAAATGGCTCAAGAAAGTTGaggtataatttttgtttaaactttttgtttttcttctctttttattacaaaatactTGTGAAATAATCCATCCCAACTTCTTCATATGTAACCATGTTTTTTTCAATACCTCATGAAAGCCACACCATTTacatgttacttttaactgTGCAGCCTCCTTCGCAAGGGAAACTAATTGATCTAGGAAGTCATGGAATTCCAGGGTGGGTACTACATCAGGAAATGGGAAGACAAATAAGAATAGAGttccctatgaattggtatGAAGATGACCAGTTCCTCggatttgcatttttctttcttcatccaCTAAAATCACATTTAGGTTTATCTTTCAAATTTGATGAAGAAGAATATGCTTACAAGGGAGTATATAGTCCTTTTTGTGTGTGCAATGAGATTAATGGTAATGAGGATAAACTAAGCCTGGTGTACTATCCTAAGACTACTATTCGAGACAAGTTCCACTCCAGCCAATATATGGACCTTGAGGTTTCATTTTTTGGTTCTAATTTTGGTAGCCAGAATAAAACCAAAAGTTGCGGGGTCTATTTTATATACTCTCAAGATCATCAACAGAATCATAACTCGTTAGATTTTCCTGAGAATTCTGGTGACAACAAATCAACAGCAAAGGACATTAAAAGAAGCCATGATGATGCAACACATAACCAAGCAGAGGAGCCATACCATAAAAGATTGAGAGAATCTAACACCCATCTCAAGTTTTAAACTCAGTCACCAGGTACATCACCAAAACTCTTTCTTTATATTCAACCATCTCTATCTTCAGCTTGTTCTTTTGGCTTATGTTTGGCTCTCGGACAATTTGAAAGGAAATGTaaggtgaaagaaaataaagaggaaaaggagCACGaaggaaaaagtgaaggaaaaaaaagatttaaaatcaataaattatttttatttgctattttGAACtcatttaactaattttaatttatcaacataaaaattaaataatttgaaaatgtataaattttaactaatttaaattatatttgactttttttttttttttatgttttctatggatacctaaacatgagaaaatcattttccttgacattttctttctttctttcatactTTTCGGAATCAAACATAAggttatataatatatatatttttttgtcccCATCTTCTTCCTTGCGATAATAATGGAGATATTAAATGTTTCAgccttttatataataattatcttCATATTAAACtacacaataaaaatataatttttgagtttagcctttttttttttttttttttttaattataatgtgAACAACTAAAATTTAGCAAAATATAccttttataataaatgttttcattcctAAAACTATTTTAGTAAGTAGTTAAGAgtcatgatttttaaaataataaaaataataatttcataacCATGCACTTCTGCTATATGCCAATTTGGCTAAAAGAATGACAAAACATTTGGGCTCAAACAACCATGTAAATGATTTTAGGGTTGAAAGAGAGCAACAAAAGATTTGAGAATGatacaatataataattttctaataacaTTGGTCATTGCCATCGGATATGGCTAAGgaatattttgagaaaagaattggagaaaaaaaaaaaaaaaagcacaacaATGCCAAAAGTTTCATGAAATGAATAAAGGAAGtgtgagggtttttttttttttttttttttttgtattatgtCTCCATcctaaaaaattcataaagcCTAAGCTTGCttcccataaaatttgaggaaaagaaaatataaaaaaaaaaaatagaagaaaagaaatgattaaagaaaataaaaaatagagtcaaaatcaataaattacttttatatatttcttaaaattcattttacttatttttctatattatataaaaattaaataattttaaaatacacaaaattttaattaatttttattatatttgattttcttccaGACTTTTCATTATGAAACCAaatatagaaaactattttctttaacactttttatctttccttagtacttttcaGGATCCAAAAATAATCTTAAAGAATTTTATTCGCTCATATGTCCATTTTCTTTTACCAAATAAAGAGCTTGAGTATCAAGGCAAACCTCCCccaatattaagttaaaaaaaaaaaaaaaaacaggattGATATCATGCTGTAAACCTTaaaatttgttcaaaatttatttttacattaattttgaccTCAATTTTATCCTTAGATTTAAATCTCGAttacatatgatattttttgttcactcatcatttaattcttaatttttattattttatatattttttattttattttattattattactattactattattattatatatattttttctttcttttttctctcctctttCCTTTCCCACCTATTCTACCTACTCtccatttttctctctcctcccataCCACCCCATTCCCAAGACCACGATCCCTTTccttttcctctcattttttctttttattttattttattttattttttattcttctttaagCTACTcacctttcttcattttttcgacctgattttttccttcttgccccatttttcttccttttcttccattCTTCTTCACCTCATTTCTTTCCCcccattttcttcattctttccCTTCTCTCTTCTCCCACATTCCTCtcatttctccatttttttactccttattttcatttcttcattttactttttttttttttttccaaaaaaccCATCAATCCTCACCATCTTCGGAAGGACCACTGGCCAGTAGCAGCCGATGAGCCACTGTCTGCTGGTGACCCCTAcctcttttctctcattctctcattCCCTCACTTTCCCTCCAACACCCACACACGACAGAGAGAACCCACATTTCTCCCTCCACtcttttcctcttcatttttcattttttcttttgtttttctcttccaTCTTCTTCCCTACACTACTCCTTCACTTCCAATACTCACCACTCCCACCCTCACGCCCctatttttttcatctctcaACTTCATTTTCCTCGCACACACTACCACTACCTTTTTGTTTCTTCCCACACACTACCACACCGCACTTGCAGAGATTGCATTTCCACCCCACGacctctccattttttttccctttcctcttCCTCTTACCTATTTCTTACCTCACCTATAAACCCATCAAAGCTTGTTGCTGCCTGTATCACTGTCGGCCAACCGACATCGCCATTGTTGGCTGGCGACGCCATCTCCATTTCCAGCGCCCCTTtatccccctctctctctcattctctcttcattttatttttaattcattttcccTTCCCAACCATTGGCAGCCCCAATTTTCCCTCATGGTCTTAACAAAAGTgtaaattcattttgatttcttttattttttctttctttgattttacTAGTAATAGTTGTTTGTAAAATTTGGATtgttaaattaatatgaaatttgggcttTGCTAATTagtagttaatttatttttggtaaattaatataaaatttgggctcatttattgttggtgaattaatttagaatttgcTAATTTGTGTtaaattagttgataatttatatggttatgctcattttaattatttgatttgacATAAGAATTGTGGTATATTTTGGATATgagtttgcatattaaattgggttgattttttGTTGTGGATGTAGACTTGGATAtgaaattaaacttaaatttgGGGATATTGAATTTAGGTCTAgtggaatttattttaatttatcatattttgagcTTATTAGATTGTGCTtgtattttggttattaattaaacaattttgaACTATGACTTATGACATGTGAGACATTTATGTTGAATTAAATTTGCTAATTTAGgcccatttttaatttatgaaatttactagactaatttgaagtttgaatttggatttgaatatttatttggaattttgtacatttctagatatttacatttgggttattttgtttttgcatgttCCATTCTACAATTCTGTTGGCTGAGTATAgatttatgacacgtggagtATGGAATTCCATGAGAGAGAGTGAGATTTGAAAAACTGTAAATGGAGCATTGAAATTGTTGTAAGCTTATTGGGGTACATGTTTTTTCCCCACTTCtatttgactttatttttattggtttttgtaaatatttgtttctaTATATTTACTTATTGTGTATAAAATTGGATGtcaaacaaataagaaattttgtttaaataagaggaacaattcagtaaacatgttttaagaaaataatagttcaaacattattctttttaataaaagtaagttctcttaataaaaatccaaaaaagtgtttttaggaaaatttagaaaatcacttttaataaaattccaaaaaaaattgtttctaataataattgtttgaaaaatgctttgtaaataaagttgtcccgaaaattaatttttaataaaattgtccaattttttttaaaaataaattctttttccttaattaaaataggattaaaagtaattgttagaaatagaagatttttatttatttttctttttaattaaaaattcttttgtaaataaagtcatattttctttaataatttgtataagtcactttcttaaatgaaaataaatctaaatattttttttataataaaattgtacaaattcattcctttttagtaaaagaaagtaaaaataatttttgtatccaaattgaaattttgttataaattcttttgatacaataagtgtgaatcactttttttgaaaattaaatacaaatgaaattgagaaaataaattgactcttttttgtaaataaataaattgaaatcattaatttgaaattggttttaataaactcatttgaaatttcttgaaaaaaaatacattttttttaatcggttcaataaatcaatttgtataatcttcttgtaatttattttgtgtatttttttaattagacttcatcattatttttgtgtatattaattttcaccatgacttgtacataTTCATTtgtgtgattattttttttggtatccataattaattaattaattaccacaATTCTCTTGATTCGTTTAGTAGAAGTTGTATGTATAAGGGCTTAAAAGGGTACTACGGCTCACCACTATActttcctaataggtaacctgacccccgaacccaaactcgatttttcacaaacttgtttttcctttaggagttacacttagggtttttctttcttattttttttccttttaaaaataataataataagtggcgactccaagtcttttctaaaaatcatatttttcaccaaataaataaaaagcgagtctcgtcgTCGAGTGAAAATGTACGTGAAAAACACGTCCACACATGCATTCAAGAGAATTGCTTCTATTTCAAAGAATTATTACACCAGTTTTCTTCACTAAAATattgtatttcattttaaatcatataataaaattaaataataatgatctatggaatacaaatatagaaaagtaaaataaaataaaatatgataaatgattgaaaaatgcAGACAtacttttaggctatgtttggtttccgaaaaaattgagggaaaaaaaataaagaggaaaagtaaaagaaaagaaaaaaaaatgaaggaaaataaaaaataaaaaattatatttatatgcttctttaaacccatttaacttttttttctccattgtattaagattaaataatttcaaattacataaaattttaactaattttaattatatttgattttctttcctatttttcatagtaaaaccaaacacaagaaaactatttttcttaacatttttttatctttccttagtttttttcagaatcaaacatagcctcaCATTATGACTAAATTAATTGGGCAAAGGTATATTAAAGTAATTTGTTATATTCTTTTACAAGGATGATTTGATATATGTCTACCCTTGTTTCCACTAATACTATACTTTTCAAACTTTATGAAGGtactatatgttgtttgaaattttcaagaatGGAGTATACAATGTCATCACCTCAAAGCACCAAAACTCATTCTTATTCTTCTCACAAGATAACCACTTttcttttatccattttaaagaaataaattatatataaaaaaaaacctctagttaatataaatttattccattatattagatattttttgttcattGACTTATCATGCTACTTTCtttcactactacaaaaataatttatggtgtcactatttatggtgtcacttttaaaataatgacaccatacggtttataattaataaaggtgacacattagataaaaaatcttcaattgaggTGGTTAGATGATATcagttttatatttatagtgtcattttttgggaagtgacatcatataaaataatttttttttaagtattataacttAATGAACCCACTTGAGCCcacttttagaattaataatgagAGACAATATATAAAAAGCCCATTGTTTCCACATGCcacccacaatccaaaaaatctcaatatACAAAccctatatataaaatcataatcttcTTTTACCTTTTCTCTCACCCATAGTCAACACGCTCACAACCAACATTCTTCTCTTTGTGGACTCctaggtaacccaaaatctaTTAGATCtatcatcttttttcttttattaatgtcattatATTGATTGTTTCAACATCTTTGTATTATGATTTTTGTGAACTGCGTTTTCTTGAGTTGTATGGAAGAAAAACTTAGGTTTAAACTTTTAGCATAGAAGAAAAAACCTGTAgattaattaagtttttaatcTGAACCAAACACGTGGCCAATTCCTTAtaaacaagtgaaaaacaagaaaaaatgaatgatttttaatatgtatttgtGTGAGAATGACAGGTATAGAATTTTGTTGAAATATACTACCATATAATCTTCATCCCTTCTCAAAAacgagagagaaaaaaaaaaagaatgatttttctATTTGTATCTAAATGGGAATGAGATATAGAATTTTGTT
Proteins encoded in this window:
- the LOC117926719 gene encoding disease resistance protein RPV1-like, with the translated sequence MRHIPAAITQLCNMRYLNISHCNMLEEIPELPSSLREIDAHDCASLGNLSNPSTLLCSLLKWLKKVEPPSQGKLIDLGSHGIPGWVLHQEMGRQIRIEFPMNWYEDDQFLGFAFFFLHPLKSHLGLSFKFDEEEYAYKGVYSPFCVCNEINGNEDKLSLVYYPKTTIRDKFHSSQYMDLEVSFFGSNFGSQNKTKSCGVYFIYSQDHQQNHNSLDFPENSGDNKSTAKDIKRSHDDATHNQAEEPYHKRLRESNTHLKF